In Pseudobacter ginsenosidimutans, the following are encoded in one genomic region:
- a CDS encoding DUF1801 domain-containing protein, producing the protein MSKKKVDDFLAKLDHPLKKEMEALRNTILKVHPDITEDVKWGGPSFYYKGDIATFSLRVRDTVTLIFHQAEGLPAGDVLEAAPKGKAYAKFTSMGEVEKKSKGLQGIIKQWVKTMDKS; encoded by the coding sequence ATGAGCAAGAAAAAAGTAGATGATTTCCTGGCAAAGCTGGATCATCCTTTGAAAAAAGAAATGGAAGCACTACGCAATACCATTTTAAAAGTACATCCTGATATTACAGAAGATGTTAAATGGGGCGGCCCGAGCTTTTATTACAAAGGCGATATTGCAACGTTCAGTTTGCGTGTAAGGGACACCGTTACACTGATCTTTCACCAGGCTGAAGGCTTACCTGCCGGCGATGTGCTGGAGGCTGCGCCCAAGGGTAAGGCCTATGCTAAATTTACAAGCATGGGAGAGGTGGAGAAAAAGAGTAAGGGTCTTCAGGGCATCATTAAGCAATGGGTTAAGACGATGGATAAGTCATAA
- a CDS encoding RNA polymerase sigma factor — protein MKDSGILHWVNGGDGLIKGRSCLLSGGRSASEVLILLLYLFFILRQSLENIPLHITNELFIRIAEGDENAFNEFYSLMLPHLTAYVFKLVKSEDAVSEVMQESLIRLWLHRDQLPEIRHSQAWFYRIVSNECYRYLRKSGLQLNTHSLEDSQAAHHKNSSESPEPYLAFRETRRIIQEVVAGLSPRQQSIYRMSREEGKSLAEIAAALDLSRDYVKKVLMTALENIRKKLTADGRLPVILVFLLLK, from the coding sequence TTGAAGGATAGTGGGATCCTTCATTGGGTTAACGGCGGGGATGGATTGATAAAAGGAAGGAGTTGTTTGTTGAGTGGTGGGCGATCTGCATCTGAAGTATTGATCTTATTGTTATATTTATTTTTCATTTTACGCCAATCATTGGAAAATATACCTCTACATATCACTAACGAACTGTTTATTCGAATTGCGGAAGGGGATGAAAATGCATTCAATGAATTTTACAGCCTGATGTTACCCCATCTTACCGCCTATGTTTTTAAGTTGGTTAAATCGGAAGATGCAGTCAGTGAAGTGATGCAGGAGTCATTGATACGTCTCTGGCTGCACCGCGATCAACTGCCGGAGATCCGGCATTCACAGGCATGGTTTTACAGGATCGTATCCAATGAATGTTATCGCTATCTGCGTAAATCCGGGCTCCAGCTGAATACCCATAGCCTGGAAGATAGTCAGGCAGCTCATCACAAAAACAGTTCGGAAAGTCCCGAACCTTACCTGGCCTTCCGCGAAACAAGACGGATCATTCAGGAAGTGGTGGCTGGTCTTTCACCCAGGCAGCAGTCCATCTACAGGATGAGCCGGGAAGAAGGTAAGAGTCTGGCTGAAATTGCAGCAGCACTGGATTTGTCCAGAGATTACGTAAAGAAAGTACTGATGACTGCCCTGGAAAACATCCGCAAAAAACTGACTGCAGATGGCCGTTTGCCGGTTATTCTTGTTTTCCTCCTGCTGAAATAA
- a CDS encoding FecR family protein — MRKDRLHYLVQQYTTDAATTAERIELQQYLDSGSGQELFADVVSEQAAGHQDASFDSSPYAGLAQEVLQMDKGGLYPSKLRRMRWIAAAAAVLILAISGGIYYLAQKSIEPYALAQTELKNDVQPGRSGAILTLSDGKKVLLDSAANGLIAEQSGARVEHKDGQVLYNKGNNAVAVINTMATPKGKKYQLTLADGTKVWLNAASSISFPTAFTGKDRTVSITGEAYFDVTKNAAKPFRVRVNNMEVEVLGTQFNINAYSDEPLIKTTLLEGAVRVTKGTGSQLLKPGQQAQLDQNDQLTLISDTDAAYEMAWKNNEFNFKYTDLKTVMRQLARWYDLEIVYETNAPVNKEFGGRIPMDASLSLILKVLEKGGVHFRLEGNMLTVLP, encoded by the coding sequence ATGCGAAAAGATCGCCTTCATTATCTGGTGCAGCAGTACACAACTGATGCTGCTACTACTGCTGAAAGAATCGAATTGCAGCAGTATTTGGATTCTGGTTCCGGCCAGGAATTGTTTGCTGATGTGGTGAGTGAACAGGCGGCCGGGCACCAGGACGCCAGTTTTGACAGTTCTCCTTACGCAGGGTTAGCACAGGAAGTATTGCAAATGGATAAGGGAGGCCTTTATCCGTCAAAGCTCAGGAGGATGCGCTGGATCGCAGCCGCAGCGGCGGTTTTAATACTGGCAATATCCGGTGGCATTTATTATTTAGCACAAAAATCAATCGAACCCTATGCCCTTGCGCAAACAGAATTAAAAAATGATGTTCAGCCAGGCAGAAGCGGAGCGATACTGACACTTTCAGATGGAAAAAAGGTTCTCCTCGATAGCGCCGCCAATGGTTTGATTGCAGAGCAATCCGGTGCCCGTGTAGAACATAAGGATGGACAGGTACTGTATAATAAAGGCAATAATGCTGTGGCCGTGATCAATACCATGGCTACACCCAAAGGAAAAAAATACCAGTTGACATTGGCTGATGGCACGAAAGTATGGCTGAATGCAGCTTCATCAATTAGTTTCCCAACTGCGTTCACTGGCAAGGACCGCACTGTTTCCATTACCGGTGAAGCTTATTTTGATGTGACAAAAAATGCAGCAAAACCATTTCGCGTCAGAGTGAACAATATGGAAGTGGAAGTATTGGGAACTCAATTCAATATTAATGCCTACAGCGATGAACCCCTCATCAAAACAACTTTGCTGGAAGGGGCTGTAAGGGTTACAAAAGGTACCGGAAGCCAATTGCTGAAACCAGGCCAGCAGGCACAATTGGATCAGAACGATCAGTTAACGCTGATCTCTGATACAGACGCAGCTTATGAAATGGCCTGGAAGAATAATGAATTCAATTTTAAATATACTGATCTGAAAACGGTGATGCGCCAGCTGGCCCGTTGGTATGATCTGGAAATAGTTTATGAAACCAACGCCCCGGTCAATAAAGAATTCGGAGGTAGAATTCCCATGGATGCTTCACTGTCGCTCATTCTAAAAGTCCTCGAAAAAGGTGGCGTGCATTTTCGTCTCGAAGGCAATATGTTAACAGTACTGCCTTAA
- a CDS encoding ELWxxDGT repeat protein produces MKNCTLLTLLFLLSGYSATTQVFSLLKDINENPQSIPSGSYPGEMVIMNGTLFFTATTTNAGTELWKSDGTSAGTTIIKDIYPGMQSSSPTNLTVVNGIIFFIATDPIHGRELWKTDGTAQGTQLIKDIYPGIESGPAGKILVLNNAAFFAASDPVNGRELWKSDGTTAGTVMLKDFVPGSISSTPNLQLELNGWIYFSIYNPNIGPELWKSDGTAAGTVIVRSNMSAMDNFTKNSNSFYFTLQIGSYGIELWKSNGTTAGTVLVQTLNYSTPCVIKELTMVNATLFYMLDFGNRISLGKSDGLSTGTSVIRSFDLATNLTRYELTSFNGALYFKAPFDFNVNYELWRSDGTLTGTRIVKEINPSPAEASMPSQLTIMNGALYFIATTTAGTGIWKTDGTEPGTVLVKNINSFSDPSLNFSTPGTIVSNNSVIYFSGNGDQTGTELWKSNGTEAGTMLVKDIRPTTNNNAVSENTQFITGPNDELFFSADDGIHGRELWKTNGTATGTSLIKDIMPGATGNTLQEIVLMNGIIYFAAADGINGSELWRSDGTTAGTYIVRDINPGAPSSEPFYLKVVGNTIYFTAINASTGKELWKSDGTAAGTVLVKDIIAGTNSSDPTQFTSLGTQVFFSATNNINGIELWKTDGTPAGTVMVKDINPGSAHSQPRYLTPANGVIYFNATTATAGSELWQSDGTDAGTFQLADIYPGAAGSNPRYLTWLSPNFYFTAIHPTSGSELWVVTARSGLANVSDINPGVSSSEPRDLKAIDNKLFFTANNGVAGNELWKLEPQVSIGMVTDYWPGPGNGAGIPYGIKGKVFFSGNNGTHGEEPIRSDGTASGTFLLQDVAKSGGSSPVKFVESGKYLYAVMTDDSHGAEIWVANLDAALPLTFLDFSGRMSGSDALLTWKTSNEQNTHTFEVERSTDRVAFSKIGTVAARNLPGEHSYHFTDLNIGAEAYPIIYYRLKQIDLDGNFAYSKVLALKPSAASDITLYPNPTKGRVNLRLKLSAPININVNIYDGASRLIYTKQFNLMAGNHIIPLNLHHLPTNNYFLKLSGTGIDEVFELMKHAH; encoded by the coding sequence ATGAAAAATTGTACACTGCTTACATTGCTATTCCTCCTCAGCGGATATTCCGCCACCACACAGGTTTTCTCCCTCCTGAAGGACATAAATGAAAACCCGCAGTCAATTCCTTCAGGCTCATATCCCGGAGAAATGGTGATCATGAACGGGACTTTATTCTTTACCGCCACCACTACCAATGCCGGAACTGAATTATGGAAAAGCGATGGTACAAGCGCAGGCACCACAATCATAAAAGATATTTACCCGGGTATGCAAAGCAGTTCGCCAACAAACCTCACAGTGGTCAATGGCATTATCTTTTTTATTGCTACCGACCCTATCCATGGACGTGAGCTATGGAAAACTGACGGAACCGCGCAAGGCACCCAACTAATCAAAGACATTTATCCCGGCATAGAAAGCGGTCCGGCAGGAAAGATCCTTGTATTAAACAATGCAGCTTTTTTTGCTGCTTCAGATCCGGTAAATGGACGCGAGCTTTGGAAAAGTGATGGCACTACCGCCGGAACGGTTATGCTAAAGGACTTCGTTCCCGGCAGCATCAGCAGTACACCTAACCTGCAACTGGAACTGAATGGCTGGATTTATTTCAGTATTTATAATCCCAATATAGGACCGGAATTGTGGAAGAGCGACGGCACAGCCGCCGGAACCGTTATTGTAAGGTCCAACATGAGCGCCATGGATAATTTCACAAAGAATAGCAACAGTTTTTACTTCACCTTACAAATAGGCAGTTATGGTATCGAGCTGTGGAAATCAAACGGCACTACCGCAGGAACTGTTTTAGTTCAAACCCTCAATTACAGCACTCCCTGCGTGATCAAGGAACTCACCATGGTGAATGCAACATTATTTTACATGTTGGATTTTGGCAACCGGATCTCATTGGGAAAAAGTGATGGACTTTCAACAGGCACTTCTGTGATCAGATCATTTGATCTCGCAACTAATTTAACCCGTTACGAACTTACCTCCTTCAATGGCGCACTCTACTTTAAAGCGCCATTTGATTTCAATGTGAACTATGAACTCTGGAGATCCGACGGCACATTGACAGGTACCAGGATCGTGAAAGAAATAAATCCCAGTCCGGCAGAAGCAAGTATGCCTTCGCAATTGACCATCATGAATGGCGCACTGTACTTCATCGCAACAACAACAGCAGGAACGGGCATCTGGAAAACTGACGGAACAGAGCCGGGCACAGTACTGGTAAAAAATATCAATTCATTTTCTGACCCATCTCTCAATTTCTCCACTCCGGGAACAATAGTTAGTAACAATAGTGTAATATATTTTAGCGGTAATGGTGACCAAACCGGGACTGAGTTATGGAAATCGAATGGAACAGAAGCCGGAACAATGCTGGTAAAAGATATCAGACCAACAACCAATAACAATGCTGTAAGTGAGAATACACAATTCATCACCGGTCCGAACGACGAATTGTTCTTTAGCGCTGACGACGGCATACATGGCAGAGAACTGTGGAAAACCAACGGCACAGCAACAGGTACATCACTGATAAAAGATATCATGCCAGGCGCTACCGGCAATACCCTGCAGGAAATAGTTCTCATGAATGGGATCATTTACTTCGCAGCCGCCGACGGCATAAACGGATCTGAGCTTTGGAGAAGCGATGGAACAACTGCAGGCACTTACATAGTAAGGGATATCAACCCAGGCGCGCCATCTTCAGAACCTTTCTATCTAAAGGTTGTTGGCAACACTATTTACTTCACTGCCATCAACGCCTCCACTGGAAAGGAATTATGGAAAAGTGATGGTACAGCAGCAGGAACAGTATTGGTAAAGGATATTATCGCAGGAACAAACAGCAGCGATCCAACTCAATTTACTTCACTGGGCACGCAGGTATTTTTTTCCGCCACCAATAACATCAATGGGATCGAACTCTGGAAAACAGATGGCACGCCTGCCGGAACAGTAATGGTGAAAGATATCAATCCCGGATCAGCGCATAGCCAGCCGCGTTATCTTACCCCTGCCAATGGAGTCATTTATTTCAATGCCACAACTGCCACTGCCGGAAGTGAATTATGGCAAAGCGATGGTACAGATGCTGGCACTTTCCAGCTGGCAGATATCTATCCCGGAGCTGCGGGTAGTAATCCACGTTACCTCACCTGGCTTAGTCCCAATTTTTACTTTACTGCCATACACCCTACCAGCGGAAGCGAGCTCTGGGTAGTAACAGCCAGATCAGGCCTGGCCAATGTGAGTGATATCAATCCCGGTGTCAGCAGCAGCGAACCGAGAGACCTGAAAGCGATCGATAACAAACTATTCTTCACTGCCAATAACGGCGTAGCCGGAAACGAATTATGGAAACTCGAACCACAGGTAAGTATCGGTATGGTCACAGATTATTGGCCCGGCCCGGGAAACGGAGCTGGCATTCCTTATGGTATAAAAGGAAAAGTATTCTTCAGTGGTAATAATGGTACACATGGCGAAGAACCCATACGCAGCGATGGTACTGCTTCCGGTACATTCCTGCTGCAGGACGTAGCAAAATCAGGTGGCAGCAGTCCTGTAAAATTTGTGGAATCAGGTAAATACCTCTACGCTGTGATGACAGACGATTCACATGGCGCCGAAATCTGGGTAGCCAATCTAGACGCCGCACTTCCCCTGACCTTCCTGGATTTTAGCGGACGCATGTCAGGATCAGACGCATTGCTTACCTGGAAAACATCCAATGAACAAAACACCCATACTTTCGAAGTAGAGCGGAGTACAGACAGAGTCGCCTTTTCAAAGATCGGCACAGTTGCCGCCAGGAACTTACCCGGTGAACACAGCTATCATTTTACAGACCTCAACATCGGGGCAGAAGCATATCCCATTATTTATTACCGGTTAAAACAAATTGACCTCGATGGAAATTTCGCATATTCCAAAGTGTTAGCGCTAAAACCATCTGCTGCCTCAGACATTACTTTGTACCCGAATCCTACCAAAGGCAGGGTTAACCTAAGGCTTAAATTAAGCGCGCCCATAAATATCAACGTAAACATTTATGATGGAGCAAGCCGCCTCATCTACACCAAACAATTCAATCTTATGGCAGGGAATCATATTATTCCCCTGAACCTGCACCATCTGCCAACAAACAATTATTTCCTGAAACTATCCGGCACTGGTATCGATGAAGTGTTCGAATTAATGAAGCATGCCCATTGA
- a CDS encoding Crp/Fnr family transcriptional regulator: MSKEQFFFQVRNYYPVTDETEQAWSALLREKMYRKGELFVAEGQVPRKFAFICKGLAYQSYLPPEGEMIIKYFFPENRLAASVSATMTGTPSSFAITFIEDTVVLEYEFSAFRKLVDTYHDLALFYIKYLEKHWVIEKEPLEIAFRTDTAATRYQQFLQTHRHIIPRLKKYHIASYLGITPTQLSRVISGK, from the coding sequence ATGAGTAAAGAACAATTCTTCTTTCAGGTCCGCAATTATTATCCGGTCACAGACGAAACGGAGCAGGCCTGGTCTGCATTGCTGAGGGAGAAAATGTACCGGAAAGGAGAGTTGTTTGTGGCAGAAGGACAGGTGCCGCGCAAATTTGCATTCATCTGTAAGGGTCTGGCTTATCAGTCTTATCTGCCGCCTGAAGGCGAGATGATCATCAAATACTTCTTTCCGGAAAATCGATTGGCGGCATCCGTCTCGGCCACCATGACTGGTACTCCCAGCAGCTTTGCTATTACCTTTATCGAGGATACTGTTGTGCTGGAATATGAATTCAGTGCATTCAGAAAATTGGTGGATACATACCATGATCTTGCCCTGTTTTACATCAAATACCTGGAAAAGCATTGGGTGATCGAGAAGGAACCACTGGAGATCGCTTTTCGTACAGATACGGCGGCAACGCGCTATCAGCAGTTCCTGCAGACGCATAGGCATATAATTCCCCGTTTGAAAAAATACCATATCGCCTCTTATCTTGGCATCACTCCCACGCAACTGAGCCGTGTTATCAGCGGCAAATAA
- a CDS encoding SusC/RagA family TonB-linked outer membrane protein, with protein sequence MEEICVHQPFTYSIESKIIIITLIATRKTDPHADSTDLSPQQELTVTGRVFNRQALPLAGATITVRGKGRGGKTNEDGRYSITADANDQLIITYVNFRPENISIKGRKVIDVVMEPNISAMDEVTVSTGYQKIEQKYLTGSVTSLRMDSIYQPGITSVDRMLEGRVPGMIMMQNSGQAGAAPKLRIRGTSTIMGTREPLWVVDGIALTDPVSIDPNRLNDLDFVNLVGNAIAGLNPNDIDKIEVLKDATATSMYGVRAANGVISVTTKRGKSGPPTVSYSNNVTFTRRPRYSDNDVFMMNSRERVEVSKEMFDRQIPIKGIPEAYEKATMDYYNGVIDYDTYMQQVNRAKTINTDWLGAVTQDVLSSNQTLGISGGNPQSTYYASIGYTNERGVIKGEFNKRYTGLFNLNLNYRNFQARFSVAANKNDRRYTPSDLRILDYGYGTSRAIPIYTEKDSLYFYHNTIQGVASLNPSFNVLNEMNHSGQTLAGNSYMLTGNFNYQLLPGLQLEALLSYTSSNTEQRNWFDEQTNRADNIRGPVAQLLTSTLPFGGELLQQNDQQQSYTVRGNANFNHFLDERKKHLLNIMLGGEMNSAKSSALKQTRRGYYPERGHSFAQIDLNTYTGYATWLGDFGQATITEGLNNTVGLLAAASYIYDERYIVTLNARSDFSNAFGDRSNERFLPTWAISGRWNIDKDILKNQPWVDMAALRISYGTQGNMLAGQTPYAIIQKGEFNSSYQAYSSTIAHFPNPFLKWEKTDSYNAGLDFSFFKGRLNGTVEFFYKKTSNAFLTRTVSLVNGLDAYTINAGNLENKGVELRFNFTPVSNAKSGGKKGFTWRIDPQLGQVFNKLIDHALGNERKAMITDPNTIDYASYLSGAVPVNGKSVNTFYAYRFKALDNNGLPVFYGAEPENAAALEARYGKMNREEVFREVMVEAGRREPVLQGGISNYLGYGNWSINFNFTYSLGNKIRLLQITSGNYGSYQPTSQQNLRKEYLNRWRFPGDEQKTNIPGLYPLENTPTKWWSGNTFAADYYQMYDNSDLRVVKADYLKLQYIAINYKCPQEICKRYRMKGAWISLSGTNLFTLASKKLQGQDPTQSGSSPNINMGLRPVYTVAINVSF encoded by the coding sequence ATGGAGGAGATATGCGTCCATCAACCTTTTACTTATTCCATCGAGAGTAAGATCATCATCATCACGCTGATTGCAACCAGGAAAACAGACCCTCATGCTGATAGTACAGATCTCAGTCCTCAGCAGGAACTAACAGTGACCGGACGCGTCTTCAACCGGCAGGCACTGCCCCTGGCAGGTGCAACCATAACGGTTAGGGGCAAAGGCAGAGGAGGAAAAACAAACGAAGACGGACGATACAGCATAACAGCCGATGCAAATGATCAATTGATTATTACCTATGTTAATTTCAGACCGGAGAATATATCCATCAAAGGACGTAAAGTGATCGATGTGGTGATGGAACCCAATATCAGCGCAATGGATGAAGTAACTGTTTCCACCGGATACCAGAAGATTGAGCAGAAATACCTCACCGGTTCGGTTACCAGTTTAAGAATGGATTCGATTTATCAACCCGGAATTACATCAGTAGACAGAATGCTGGAAGGGCGTGTACCGGGTATGATCATGATGCAAAACTCCGGACAGGCAGGTGCTGCGCCCAAACTGCGCATCCGTGGCACTTCAACGATAATGGGTACACGCGAACCACTTTGGGTAGTGGACGGTATCGCACTAACAGACCCGGTATCCATCGATCCCAACCGGCTCAACGATCTGGACTTCGTAAACCTGGTAGGCAATGCTATTGCCGGACTTAATCCCAACGACATTGACAAGATTGAAGTATTGAAAGATGCTACAGCTACTTCCATGTACGGGGTAAGGGCCGCCAATGGAGTAATTTCTGTTACCACCAAAAGAGGTAAATCAGGTCCTCCAACAGTCAGTTACAGTAACAACGTCACTTTTACGCGGCGCCCCCGCTATTCAGACAATGATGTGTTTATGATGAATTCCAGAGAAAGGGTAGAAGTGTCGAAAGAAATGTTCGACCGGCAGATCCCCATTAAAGGCATTCCGGAAGCGTACGAAAAAGCAACCATGGATTATTACAATGGTGTGATTGATTATGACACCTATATGCAGCAGGTGAACCGGGCAAAAACCATTAATACAGATTGGTTGGGAGCTGTAACGCAGGATGTACTGTCTTCCAATCAGACCCTGGGCATTTCCGGGGGTAATCCACAGAGCACGTATTATGCTTCCATAGGTTATACCAATGAGCGGGGTGTAATAAAAGGGGAGTTCAATAAACGGTATACCGGACTGTTTAATCTTAACCTGAATTATAGAAATTTTCAGGCAAGGTTCAGTGTAGCTGCCAACAAAAATGACCGTCGCTATACGCCCTCGGATCTCCGTATCCTCGACTACGGGTATGGCACCAGCCGTGCTATTCCGATTTATACCGAAAAAGACAGCTTATACTTTTATCACAACACCATTCAAGGCGTTGCTTCTCTAAACCCCAGTTTCAATGTACTGAATGAAATGAACCATTCAGGCCAAACGTTAGCAGGCAACAGTTACATGCTTACTGGTAACTTCAATTATCAGTTGCTGCCAGGACTGCAACTCGAGGCCCTTCTTTCGTACACAAGCTCCAATACCGAACAGCGGAACTGGTTCGATGAACAAACAAACCGGGCAGACAATATAAGAGGCCCGGTTGCCCAACTGCTCACAAGCACACTCCCATTCGGAGGAGAGCTATTGCAACAAAATGACCAGCAACAATCTTATACGGTCCGTGGAAATGCCAATTTCAATCACTTTTTAGATGAGCGTAAAAAACACTTGCTGAACATAATGCTGGGAGGAGAAATGAATTCTGCAAAAAGTAGCGCTCTGAAACAGACCCGCAGAGGTTATTATCCTGAAAGAGGACATAGTTTTGCCCAGATTGACCTCAATACCTATACAGGTTATGCCACCTGGCTTGGAGATTTCGGACAAGCCACCATTACAGAAGGATTGAACAACACAGTGGGCCTGCTTGCTGCGGCCAGTTATATTTATGATGAACGCTATATTGTTACCCTCAATGCCCGGAGTGATTTTTCCAATGCTTTTGGCGACAGAAGTAATGAGCGTTTCCTGCCTACCTGGGCCATCTCCGGCCGCTGGAATATAGATAAGGATATATTGAAAAATCAACCATGGGTAGACATGGCGGCCTTACGTATTTCTTACGGAACGCAGGGAAATATGCTGGCTGGTCAAACACCTTATGCCATTATTCAGAAAGGAGAATTTAATAGCTCCTACCAGGCTTATAGTTCCACTATCGCACATTTTCCCAATCCTTTTCTGAAATGGGAAAAAACTGACAGCTATAATGCGGGCCTGGACTTTTCTTTTTTCAAAGGCAGGCTCAATGGCACTGTAGAATTTTTCTATAAAAAAACTTCCAACGCATTTTTGACAAGAACAGTTTCACTGGTGAATGGACTTGATGCCTACACAATAAACGCAGGCAACCTGGAAAACAAAGGAGTTGAACTGAGATTTAATTTTACACCTGTCAGCAATGCAAAGAGTGGTGGAAAGAAAGGATTTACCTGGCGGATCGATCCTCAACTGGGGCAGGTTTTCAATAAGCTGATCGATCATGCACTGGGCAATGAAAGAAAGGCAATGATCACTGATCCGAACACCATTGACTATGCATCCTATTTGAGTGGTGCAGTGCCGGTAAACGGTAAGTCGGTCAACACCTTTTATGCCTACCGGTTTAAAGCACTCGACAATAATGGGCTTCCCGTATTCTATGGCGCAGAACCCGAAAATGCTGCTGCGCTTGAAGCCAGGTATGGTAAAATGAATAGAGAAGAAGTTTTCAGGGAAGTGATGGTGGAGGCAGGAAGGCGGGAACCCGTGCTGCAGGGAGGTATTTCCAATTACCTGGGTTACGGCAACTGGTCAATCAATTTCAACTTTACCTACAGTCTGGGCAATAAGATCCGTTTACTGCAAATTACATCAGGCAACTACGGAAGCTATCAACCCACCTCACAACAAAATCTGCGGAAGGAATATCTAAACCGCTGGCGCTTTCCAGGCGATGAACAGAAAACCAATATTCCAGGATTGTATCCCCTGGAAAACACCCCCACCAAATGGTGGTCCGGAAACACATTTGCAGCCGATTACTATCAGATGTACGACAATTCCGACCTGCGTGTTGTAAAAGCTGATTACCTGAAGCTGCAATACATTGCCATCAATTATAAATGTCCACAGGAGATCTGTAAACGCTATCGG
- a CDS encoding lysophospholipid acyltransferase family protein: MQGLIYYISLPFIYFLSLLPFPVLYRVCDGFYFVLYYVVGYRKNVAMQNLRNAFPEKSEAEIKRMCKDFYHYLCDLFPETFKTLTISRSAMLKHCTLSPQAKEIFDRYNQEGKSIILVMGHYGNWEWAGNTFSLTCKQKLFVVYHPLANKYLNGLMYRMRTRFGTGLIAMRETYKDMVKYKSITSATAFIADQTPMPENAIWTSFLNQDTPVFPGTEKIAKKMNYPIVYITIKRLKRGYYTILAELLSEEPKNTADTEITTLHTARLEKDIREQPELWLWTHKRWKHKRPAEKSIV, translated from the coding sequence ATGCAAGGCCTGATTTATTATATTTCGCTACCGTTCATCTATTTTCTATCCCTCCTACCCTTCCCTGTCTTATACAGGGTTTGTGATGGATTCTATTTTGTGCTCTATTATGTTGTTGGCTATCGTAAGAATGTGGCCATGCAAAACCTCCGGAATGCATTCCCGGAAAAATCGGAAGCGGAAATAAAAAGGATGTGCAAAGACTTCTACCATTACCTCTGCGATCTCTTTCCCGAAACTTTCAAAACGCTTACCATCAGCAGATCTGCCATGCTGAAGCATTGTACATTAAGCCCACAGGCAAAGGAGATCTTCGATCGATACAACCAGGAAGGAAAAAGTATCATCCTGGTAATGGGACATTACGGTAACTGGGAATGGGCAGGCAATACATTCAGCCTTACCTGTAAACAAAAATTGTTTGTAGTATACCATCCTCTCGCCAACAAATACCTGAACGGACTGATGTATCGCATGCGCACACGATTCGGTACAGGACTTATCGCCATGAGAGAGACCTACAAAGACATGGTGAAGTACAAATCCATCACCAGCGCCACTGCCTTCATCGCCGATCAAACGCCCATGCCTGAAAATGCAATCTGGACAAGCTTTCTCAACCAGGATACACCTGTATTTCCCGGAACAGAAAAGATTGCTAAAAAAATGAATTATCCCATTGTATACATAACAATAAAGCGATTAAAAAGAGGTTATTATACGATACTGGCAGAATTATTGTCTGAAGAACCTAAGAATACAGCAGATACGGAGATCACTACATTACACACCGCCAGGTTGGAAAAAGATATCCGGGAACAACCCGAATTATGGCTCTGGACACATAAACGTTGGAAACATAAACGCCCGGCAGAAAAGTCAATTGTTTAA